In one Novosphingopyxis iocasae genomic region, the following are encoded:
- a CDS encoding sigma-70 family RNA polymerase sigma factor has product MTFQPQHSLTYGRTPSRQKPQQLVEDHIPLVRKIAWHVSGRAPSSIEVEDLIQIGLIALIEAARRYEDQGHQFSTYAGTRIRGAMMDHLRAQSNLCRSALQFRRDLRRAQEKLMGQLGREPGESELAAEMGLGASEFLARFDQAADVQMESMDEVYSEHSVWFASEEDGADVALERDQLQQLVQAGIGTLSEREQMVLQLFFVEELNLEEIGAVLGVTAARVCQIKKAALDTMRKRLAAQMG; this is encoded by the coding sequence ATGACTTTTCAGCCCCAGCACAGCCTTACCTACGGTCGCACGCCGTCCCGGCAAAAACCGCAGCAGCTGGTCGAGGATCACATTCCGCTGGTGCGCAAGATCGCCTGGCATGTCTCAGGCCGTGCGCCATCCAGTATCGAGGTGGAGGACCTGATCCAGATCGGCCTGATCGCCCTTATCGAAGCGGCGCGGCGCTATGAAGATCAGGGCCACCAGTTTTCCACCTATGCCGGCACGCGCATTCGAGGGGCGATGATGGATCATCTGCGCGCCCAGTCCAATCTCTGCCGATCCGCCCTGCAATTCCGGCGCGATCTGCGCCGGGCGCAGGAAAAGCTGATGGGACAGCTGGGGCGCGAGCCGGGCGAAAGCGAACTGGCCGCCGAAATGGGCTTGGGCGCATCAGAATTTCTGGCCCGCTTCGATCAGGCGGCCGACGTCCAGATGGAATCGATGGACGAGGTATATTCCGAACACAGCGTCTGGTTCGCCTCCGAGGAGGATGGCGCGGATGTGGCGCTGGAACGCGATCAGCTGCAGCAGCTCGTCCAGGCCGGGATCGGTACGCTCAGCGAGCGTGAACAAATGGTTTTGCAATTGTTCTTCGTCGAAGAACTGAACCTCGAAGAAATCGGCGCCGTCCTAGGCGTAACTGCCGCGCGCGTATGTCAGATCAAGAAAGCCGCGCTCGATACCATGCGCAAGCGACTGGCGGCTCAGATGGGCTGA
- a CDS encoding flagellin encodes MTVIGTNVSAMRATTASTRAEMGLSKTMERLSTGQRINTASDDAAGLAIATKMTSEVRGLNMAKRNANDGISLVQTAEGGMNQITNSLQRMRELAVQSANGTLGTADRANLQKEVAALKDQITSITDNTTFNGVDLLKGDGVTAGAAKSVAIQTGANANQQVTVSIADVRTSQLTDGTTTVAAIDISTDVGATAALSSLDAALSTVTTAQAGLGASQNRLQATVSSLDDRITNLSESRSRIQDADFSQESTAMAKFQILNQASTAMLAQANQSQQGVLSLLR; translated from the coding sequence ATGACTGTTATCGGAACCAATGTTTCGGCGATGCGCGCCACCACGGCATCAACACGAGCCGAAATGGGCCTCAGCAAGACGATGGAACGCCTGTCGACCGGGCAGCGTATCAACACCGCCAGCGACGATGCCGCCGGCCTTGCCATTGCCACTAAAATGACTTCGGAAGTGCGCGGCCTCAATATGGCCAAGCGCAATGCGAATGACGGTATTTCGCTCGTTCAGACCGCCGAGGGCGGCATGAACCAGATCACCAACTCGCTGCAGCGTATGCGCGAGCTAGCAGTGCAGTCTGCCAACGGCACGCTGGGCACGGCTGACCGTGCCAACCTGCAGAAGGAGGTTGCCGCGCTCAAGGATCAGATCACCAGCATTACCGACAATACGACGTTCAACGGCGTCGATCTTCTGAAGGGCGATGGAGTTACCGCTGGTGCGGCGAAGTCGGTCGCCATCCAGACCGGTGCAAATGCGAACCAGCAGGTTACCGTCAGCATTGCAGATGTTCGTACGTCGCAGCTTACCGATGGTACCACGACCGTGGCCGCCATCGACATCAGCACTGATGTTGGCGCTACCGCCGCGCTGAGTTCGCTCGATGCCGCCCTCAGCACGGTGACCACCGCACAGGCCGGTCTTGGTGCCTCGCAGAATCGCCTGCAGGCTACCGTCAGCAGCCTGGACGACCGCATTACCAACCTGTCCGAAAGCCGCAGCCGTATCCAGGACGCGGATTTCTCGCAGGAATCGACCGCAATGGCGAAGTTCCAGATCCTGAACCAGGCATCCACCGCGATGCTCGCACAGGCCAACCAGAGCCAGCAGGGCGTCCTCAGCTTGCTGCGTTAA
- a CDS encoding flagellin — protein MTVIGTNVSAMRATTASTRAEMGLSKTMERLSTGQRINSASDDAAGLAIATKMTSEVRGLNMAKRNANDGISLAQTAEGGMNQITNSLQRMRELAVQSANGTLGDADRANLQKEVAALKDQITSVADNTTFNGVSLLKGDGAGGAKSVAIQTGAGAGQQVTINIADVQTTSLKQFQADGTTQETFKAADGTTDVDAIVSNIDISYGAGATAALGILDAALSTVTTGQADLGASQNRLQATVSSLDDRVTNLSESRSRIQDADFSTESTAMAKFQILNQASTAMLAQANQSQQGVLSLLR, from the coding sequence ATGACTGTTATCGGAACCAATGTTTCCGCGATGCGCGCCACCACGGCGTCCACGCGGGCCGAAATGGGCCTCAGCAAGACGATGGAACGTCTGTCGACCGGCCAGCGCATCAACTCCGCCAGCGACGACGCTGCCGGCCTCGCTATCGCCACCAAGATGACTTCGGAAGTGCGCGGCCTCAATATGGCCAAGCGCAATGCGAACGACGGTATCTCTCTGGCCCAGACGGCCGAAGGCGGCATGAATCAGATCACCAACTCGCTGCAGCGTATGCGTGAGCTGGCGGTTCAGTCAGCCAACGGCACGCTCGGCGATGCGGACCGCGCGAACCTTCAGAAGGAAGTTGCCGCGCTGAAGGATCAGATCACCAGCGTCGCCGACAACACGACCTTCAACGGCGTTAGCCTCCTGAAGGGCGATGGTGCCGGCGGTGCGAAGTCGGTCGCGATCCAGACCGGTGCGGGTGCGGGCCAGCAGGTCACGATCAACATCGCTGATGTTCAGACCACCTCGCTCAAGCAGTTCCAGGCTGACGGTACCACCCAGGAGACGTTTAAGGCAGCCGATGGAACGACCGATGTCGACGCCATCGTTTCCAACATCGATATCTCCTACGGTGCAGGTGCTACCGCGGCCCTGGGCATTCTCGATGCCGCGCTGAGCACGGTGACCACCGGACAGGCCGATCTCGGTGCCTCGCAGAACCGCCTGCAGGCAACCGTCAGCAGCCTGGACGACCGCGTCACGAACCTGTCGGAAAGCCGCAGCCGCATCCAGGATGCCGACTTCTCGACCGAGTCGACCGCAATGGCGAAATTCCAGATCCTGAACCAGGCATCCACTGCGATGCTGGCGCAGGCCAACCAAAGCCAGCAGGGGGTTCTCAGCCTGCTGCGCTGA
- a CDS encoding flagellin → MTVIGTNISAMRAATASNRAEMGLSKAMERLSTGQRINTASDDAAGLAISTKMTSEVRGLTMAIRNSNDGISLAQTAEGGMNQITNMLQRMRELAVQSANGTLGNDDRVNLQKEVSALISQIGDITANTKFNDVDLLKGGAINIQTGAQVGQNVVITLSDVQAATLGSYEADGTTKSKQKDAAGADTAVDATVDQVNIDTTLGAQNALSILDDALKSVTTAQADLGASQNRLQATVSSLTDRVTNLSEARSRIQDADFSQESTQLAKYKILNEASTAMLAQANQSQQGVLSLLRG, encoded by the coding sequence ATGACCGTCATCGGAACCAACATCTCCGCAATGCGCGCCGCCACTGCTTCGAACCGCGCCGAAATGGGCCTCAGCAAGGCGATGGAACGCCTGTCGACCGGCCAGCGCATCAACACCGCTAGCGACGACGCAGCAGGCCTCGCCATCTCCACCAAGATGACTTCGGAAGTGCGCGGCCTTACCATGGCGATCCGCAACTCCAATGACGGCATCTCCCTGGCGCAGACCGCCGAAGGCGGCATGAACCAGATCACGAACATGCTGCAGCGTATGCGGGAACTGGCCGTGCAGTCGGCCAACGGAACGCTGGGCAATGACGATCGCGTCAACCTGCAGAAGGAAGTGTCCGCCCTGATCAGCCAGATCGGCGACATCACAGCCAACACGAAGTTCAACGACGTCGATCTGCTGAAGGGTGGCGCGATCAACATCCAGACCGGCGCGCAGGTTGGTCAGAATGTAGTGATCACGCTCTCCGACGTGCAGGCAGCCACGCTCGGCTCCTATGAGGCCGACGGAACGACCAAATCGAAGCAGAAGGACGCAGCCGGCGCGGATACCGCGGTCGATGCCACGGTCGATCAGGTCAATATCGACACCACGCTCGGTGCGCAAAACGCGCTGTCCATTTTGGACGATGCCCTGAAGTCGGTGACTACCGCACAGGCTGATCTGGGTGCTTCACAGAACCGCCTGCAAGCCACGGTCAGCAGCCTCACCGACCGCGTGACCAACCTTTCCGAAGCGCGCAGCCGCATCCAGGATGCCGACTTCTCGCAGGAATCTACGCAGCTCGCCAAGTACAAGATCCTGAATGAAGCATCGACCGCGATGCTGGCGCAGGCCAACCAGAGCCAGCAGGGCGTCCTGAGCCTCCTGCGCGGGTAA
- a CDS encoding sigma 54-interacting transcriptional regulator, with the protein MFVSKTAISDGAASKLPTLSTYLNAVLIETVAIDTKDGSPRTRPIRILTGDEMALACHRDIIVDFRDGAPELVPAANGQPMHIAFGPADMKLGHALIAEAVRNGGPAIGEHASARLMRYAARVAASGAAVLIQGDTGVGKEGMARFVHSQSPRAEGPFIAVNCAALPATMVEAMLFGHKRGAFTGASGESEGLFRAADGGTLFLDEITELPLELQAKLLRALQEGEVLPVGETTAVKVDIRIVAAANRNFQAEVAEGRFREDLYWRLNVMPIEIAPLAERRQDVCAIAATMLLAMQKDGADFAWIEADALEALMAHAFPGNVRELCNMLQRALVLREGDAICAADLNLTPAPVFTPAAATIKAAPTTPRADPTPAINPVLRGRDLQSRARLAEFEAITATLEETSGNRRRAAELLGISERTLRYRLADMRELAEAA; encoded by the coding sequence ATGTTCGTTTCGAAGACCGCCATCAGCGACGGTGCCGCCAGCAAGCTGCCGACGCTTTCGACATATCTGAATGCCGTTCTGATCGAGACCGTTGCGATCGATACGAAAGACGGTTCACCGCGCACGCGCCCCATCCGCATCCTGACCGGGGACGAGATGGCGCTTGCCTGTCACCGTGACATCATCGTCGATTTCCGCGACGGCGCGCCCGAGCTGGTGCCCGCCGCGAATGGCCAGCCGATGCACATCGCCTTCGGCCCAGCAGATATGAAGCTGGGCCACGCGCTTATCGCGGAAGCCGTCCGCAATGGCGGCCCTGCCATCGGTGAGCATGCGAGCGCCCGCCTGATGCGCTATGCCGCGCGCGTTGCCGCCAGCGGAGCCGCCGTCCTGATCCAGGGCGATACCGGCGTCGGCAAGGAAGGCATGGCCCGTTTCGTCCACTCGCAGTCGCCGCGCGCGGAAGGTCCGTTCATCGCAGTGAACTGCGCAGCGCTGCCCGCGACCATGGTCGAGGCGATGCTCTTCGGCCACAAGCGCGGCGCGTTCACTGGCGCCAGCGGCGAAAGCGAGGGCCTGTTCCGTGCAGCCGACGGCGGCACGCTGTTCCTTGACGAGATTACCGAACTTCCTCTCGAACTGCAGGCGAAGCTGCTGCGCGCGCTGCAGGAAGGCGAAGTGCTTCCCGTGGGTGAGACAACCGCGGTCAAGGTCGATATCCGCATCGTCGCCGCCGCCAACCGCAATTTCCAAGCGGAGGTGGCCGAGGGCCGCTTCCGCGAAGACCTTTACTGGCGTCTCAACGTCATGCCGATCGAGATCGCCCCGCTCGCCGAGCGCCGCCAGGACGTGTGCGCCATCGCCGCGACCATGCTGCTCGCCATGCAGAAGGATGGCGCGGACTTCGCCTGGATCGAGGCCGATGCGCTTGAGGCGCTGATGGCGCACGCCTTCCCCGGCAATGTCCGCGAACTTTGCAACATGCTGCAGCGCGCCCTCGTCCTGCGCGAAGGCGATGCGATCTGCGCCGCCGATCTCAATCTTACCCCCGCCCCCGTCTTCACCCCCGCAGCCGCTACCATCAAGGCTGCGCCCACCACCCCCCGCGCCGACCCCACCCCGGCGATCAACCCCGTGCTGCGCGGCCGCGACCTTCAGAGCCGCGCCCGCCTGGCCGAATTCGAAGCCATCACCGCTACCCTGGAAGAAACCAGCGGCAACCGCCGCCGCGCCGCGGAACTGCTCGGCATCTCCGAGCGCACGCTGCGCTATCGTCTCGCCGATATGCGCGAGCTGGCTGAAGCCGCCTGA
- the fliE gene encoding flagellar hook-basal body complex protein FliE — protein sequence MTNSLLAARNAILQQNKTLQNVTETSKPLGGSLVGDKGGVETPFSATMRDALSQVNEAQTAASNAASAYDAGETTDIAAVMLAKQKASVGFEATLQVRNKLLSAYENIMNMPV from the coding sequence ATGACCAACAGTTTGCTGGCGGCGCGCAACGCGATCCTTCAGCAGAACAAGACGCTCCAGAACGTCACCGAGACGTCCAAGCCGCTCGGCGGATCGCTGGTTGGAGACAAAGGGGGCGTAGAAACCCCCTTCTCCGCCACGATGCGCGATGCCTTGTCGCAGGTGAACGAGGCACAGACCGCCGCCTCCAACGCGGCGTCCGCTTATGATGCCGGTGAAACGACCGACATCGCCGCTGTGATGCTGGCAAAGCAGAAGGCGTCGGTCGGCTTCGAAGCCACCCTCCAGGTCCGCAACAAGCTGCTCTCGGCCTACGAGAACATCATGAACATGCCGGTGTGA
- the fliF gene encoding flagellar basal-body MS-ring/collar protein FliF, which produces MNDMTISQPIDGNAGGAAARPTQRLKPIGFSSSSNGGMGGGFMDRARDFLSQPAVAKSLPLLGFIAVAAMAAAAWLALQSPPQRDLFRGLPESDKAAVAQALDSNSIPYQLDNSTGALTVSEDDYYAAKMLLAAQGLPKSAPDGDSMISSMPMGASRAVETEKLRAAREADLARSIEAIDTVVTARVHLAVDPPSVFIRERNEPAASVVLNLQPGTTLGNEQVQAITHLVASSVSGLNADRVSVVDQNGRLLSETAENGPLGETGKQLAVQEQVEDRYRRSLTALLTPILGANNFAAEVSADLDFSERQATSETFPKDESVVRSEQRSWTAQTDGANGTPGGIPGALSDQPPENGTAQDQMGDPAVPADMQKRQEQVNRNYELGRQIAVTKDASGVVSRVSVAVAIANGPDGKPRSPAEIAAIEKLVKGAIGFNAQRGDQVEISSRAFQPIVTEETPWYEASWVSLLVRNVSGLLVALALIFFIGRPLLKRRKELKNAPALPAAEASEAPALARSVDEARKDEPVTLDMITAAHSYQERALLIQNFVKQNPEHATLVVRDLLKSAKAPKEAVNG; this is translated from the coding sequence ATGAACGACATGACGATCTCCCAGCCGATCGACGGCAACGCCGGCGGCGCAGCAGCCCGCCCCACCCAGCGCCTGAAGCCGATCGGTTTCAGCTCCAGCAGCAATGGCGGCATGGGCGGCGGCTTCATGGACCGCGCGCGCGACTTCCTGTCGCAGCCGGCGGTGGCGAAATCGCTGCCGCTGCTCGGCTTCATCGCGGTGGCCGCCATGGCCGCTGCCGCCTGGCTCGCATTGCAATCCCCGCCCCAGCGCGATCTGTTCCGCGGCCTGCCGGAAAGCGACAAGGCCGCCGTGGCGCAGGCGCTCGACAGCAATTCGATCCCCTATCAGCTGGACAACAGCACCGGCGCATTGACCGTCAGCGAAGATGATTATTACGCCGCCAAGATGCTGCTCGCCGCGCAGGGCCTGCCCAAGAGCGCGCCGGACGGAGACAGCATGATCAGCTCCATGCCGATGGGCGCCAGCCGCGCGGTAGAGACCGAAAAGCTGCGCGCCGCGCGCGAGGCCGATCTCGCCCGTTCGATCGAGGCGATCGATACGGTCGTCACGGCGCGCGTGCATCTGGCCGTCGATCCGCCCAGCGTGTTCATCCGCGAGCGGAACGAGCCTGCCGCATCGGTGGTGCTGAACCTGCAACCCGGCACGACGCTAGGCAATGAACAGGTGCAGGCGATCACGCACCTCGTCGCCAGTTCCGTCTCGGGCCTCAACGCGGACCGGGTTTCGGTGGTGGACCAGAACGGACGGCTTCTTTCCGAAACCGCTGAGAACGGTCCGCTGGGCGAAACCGGCAAACAGCTGGCGGTGCAGGAGCAGGTCGAGGACCGCTATCGTCGCAGCCTGACGGCATTGCTCACGCCGATCCTTGGCGCCAATAATTTCGCCGCGGAAGTTTCCGCAGATCTCGATTTCTCCGAGCGTCAGGCGACCAGCGAGACCTTCCCCAAGGATGAATCGGTCGTGCGCAGCGAACAGCGCAGCTGGACCGCGCAGACTGACGGCGCCAACGGCACGCCCGGCGGCATCCCCGGCGCACTGTCCGATCAGCCGCCCGAAAACGGCACCGCGCAGGACCAGATGGGTGATCCCGCCGTCCCCGCCGACATGCAAAAGCGTCAGGAGCAGGTGAACCGCAACTATGAGCTCGGCCGCCAGATCGCCGTCACCAAGGATGCAAGCGGCGTGGTCAGCCGGGTTTCGGTGGCGGTGGCCATCGCCAACGGCCCCGACGGCAAGCCGCGTAGCCCCGCTGAGATCGCCGCGATCGAAAAGCTGGTAAAAGGCGCGATCGGCTTCAATGCCCAGCGCGGCGACCAGGTTGAGATCAGCTCGCGCGCTTTCCAGCCGATCGTCACCGAAGAAACGCCTTGGTACGAGGCAAGCTGGGTGTCGCTTCTGGTGCGCAACGTCTCTGGTCTGCTGGTTGCCCTTGCTCTTATCTTCTTCATCGGCCGCCCCTTGCTGAAGCGCCGCAAGGAACTGAAGAACGCACCGGCGCTTCCGGCAGCAGAGGCCAGCGAAGCCCCTGCCCTCGCCCGCTCCGTGGATGAGGCGCGCAAAGACGAGCCGGTGACGCTGGACATGATCACCGCAGCGCACAGCTATCAGGAACGCGCGCTGCTGATCCAGAATTTCGTCAAACAGAACCCCGAACACGCCACCCTGGTCGTCCGCGACCTGCTGAAATCGGCGAAGGCCCCCAAGGAAGCAGTAAATGGCTGA
- the fliG gene encoding flagellar motor switch protein FliG, giving the protein MPDLPSLGDEQAAAILLLLFSEDEASGILSRLEPNEVEQLSSVMYSVADIGADEINTVLDRFVDRARHRTTIGYRSDIQIQAMLTAALGEQRAEVMISRTAPKKPAPNLEALKWMAPEEIAAMIEEEHPQIAALVLSFLSTDNAAAVLSLLPSDMQDDVVYRLATLGQVSNDAIETIEHLLTAFHAPKGSGTVATKGDPSEVAAIMNQIGKKNSARMIKALAKRDKKLAGTIEDEMFTFADLITVEPKDLGTIMRSVDNTQLVPALKGADEKLRAKILGCMSSRAAQTLEDEMNERGPMPMSEVIEAQKSVVAQARRLADAGDVVIGGGGDDYV; this is encoded by the coding sequence ATGCCCGATCTGCCCAGCCTGGGCGATGAACAGGCCGCAGCAATCCTTCTCCTCCTCTTTTCCGAGGACGAAGCCTCGGGCATTCTTTCGCGGCTTGAGCCGAACGAAGTCGAGCAGCTCAGCAGCGTGATGTATTCGGTTGCCGATATCGGCGCGGACGAGATCAACACCGTGCTCGATCGCTTCGTCGATCGTGCCCGCCACCGCACCACCATCGGCTATCGCTCGGACATTCAGATTCAGGCGATGCTGACCGCGGCTCTCGGTGAGCAGCGCGCCGAAGTGATGATCAGCCGGACCGCGCCGAAAAAACCCGCGCCGAACCTGGAAGCGCTCAAATGGATGGCACCCGAAGAGATCGCCGCGATGATCGAGGAGGAGCATCCGCAGATCGCAGCGCTGGTGCTTTCTTTCCTGTCGACCGACAATGCCGCCGCCGTCCTCAGCCTTCTGCCCTCCGACATGCAGGACGATGTGGTTTATCGGCTCGCCACGCTCGGCCAGGTGAGCAACGACGCGATCGAGACGATCGAGCACCTTCTCACCGCGTTCCACGCGCCCAAGGGCTCCGGCACCGTGGCCACCAAGGGCGATCCGTCCGAAGTCGCAGCGATCATGAACCAGATCGGCAAGAAGAACAGCGCTCGGATGATCAAGGCGCTCGCCAAGCGCGACAAGAAGCTGGCCGGCACGATCGAGGATGAAATGTTCACCTTCGCCGACCTCATCACGGTCGAGCCGAAGGATCTGGGAACCATTATGCGCAGCGTGGACAACACGCAGCTGGTCCCGGCGCTGAAGGGCGCGGACGAGAAACTGCGCGCCAAGATTCTGGGCTGCATGTCCAGCCGCGCCGCGCAGACTTTGGAAGACGAGATGAACGAGCGCGGCCCCATGCCGATGTCCGAAGTGATCGAAGCACAGAAGAGCGTCGTCGCGCAGGCGCGCCGGCTTGCCGATGCCGGCGATGTCGTGATCGGCGGAGGAGGCGACGATTATGTCTAA
- a CDS encoding FliI/YscN family ATPase translates to MIPAQEKGLTSLLGRIEAIGAGPRRIGRLVAHDAGMLEVTGFNHPIGFGGTIHTADGGTMKAEIAGFRGSRALMVPLESDGAVKNGARVEPDMQSSQAQVGDGLLGRVIGPMGEPLDGGGPIVANALWPLAGKRSNVLNRGRVTKPIDLGVRAINGLLTAGYGQRIAIAAGSGVGKSVLIGQIIAHADVDVAVVGLIGERGREVSDFVETKLNGPMRGRTVTVAVPADYSPVLRLRAAARATAIAEHFRSQGKRVLLIIDSLTRIAHAQREIGLSMGEPPTMKGYPPSALALIPRLIERAGNDNTTGGSITALYTVLADGGDMEDPVVDTARAIVDGHIILSRLLSEQGIFPAIDVGKSLSRVAADIISDEHRAAQTNFRRLWSAYEENRDLLLMGAYREGSDPAIDEAVARHDELLAFVRQGAKEAVPMDESVGQLRQQFGFESAHA, encoded by the coding sequence ATGATTCCTGCACAGGAAAAAGGCCTTACCAGCCTCCTCGGCCGGATCGAGGCAATCGGCGCGGGTCCGCGCCGCATCGGCCGCTTGGTGGCGCATGATGCCGGGATGCTGGAGGTGACCGGCTTCAACCACCCGATCGGCTTCGGCGGCACCATCCACACTGCAGATGGCGGCACCATGAAGGCGGAAATCGCCGGATTTCGCGGCAGCCGCGCGTTGATGGTCCCGCTGGAAAGCGACGGCGCGGTCAAGAACGGTGCCCGAGTGGAGCCGGACATGCAATCCAGCCAGGCGCAGGTCGGCGATGGTCTGCTCGGCCGGGTCATCGGCCCGATGGGCGAACCGCTGGACGGCGGCGGCCCGATCGTCGCCAATGCGCTCTGGCCGCTTGCGGGCAAACGCTCCAACGTTCTCAATCGCGGACGCGTGACCAAACCGATTGACCTTGGCGTGCGGGCGATCAACGGACTGCTGACCGCCGGTTACGGGCAGCGCATCGCCATCGCGGCGGGCTCGGGCGTCGGCAAATCGGTGCTGATCGGCCAGATCATCGCACATGCCGATGTCGACGTGGCCGTAGTCGGCCTGATCGGCGAGCGTGGACGCGAGGTCAGCGATTTCGTCGAGACCAAGCTTAACGGCCCGATGCGAGGACGCACCGTTACCGTTGCCGTACCGGCCGATTATTCGCCTGTGCTGCGCCTGCGCGCCGCCGCCCGCGCCACCGCGATCGCCGAACATTTCCGCAGCCAGGGCAAGCGCGTCCTGCTGATCATCGACAGCCTGACACGCATCGCGCATGCGCAGCGCGAAATCGGCCTGTCGATGGGCGAGCCGCCGACCATGAAAGGCTACCCCCCTTCCGCGCTCGCTCTCATCCCCCGGCTGATCGAGCGGGCGGGCAATGACAACACGACCGGCGGTTCCATCACCGCGCTCTACACCGTCCTCGCCGATGGCGGCGACATGGAGGACCCGGTGGTCGACACCGCTCGCGCCATCGTGGACGGGCACATCATCCTGTCGCGCCTGTTGTCCGAACAGGGCATCTTCCCCGCGATCGACGTCGGCAAATCGCTCAGCCGCGTCGCCGCCGACATTATTTCGGACGAACACCGCGCAGCGCAGACCAATTTCCGCCGCCTCTGGTCCGCCTATGAGGAGAACCGCGACCTCCTTTTGATGGGCGCCTATCGGGAGGGAAGCGATCCCGCGATCGACGAGGCCGTCGCCCGCCATGACGAGCTGCTCGCTTTTGTCCGGCAAGGTGCCAAGGAAGCCGTGCCGATGGACGAAAGCGTCGGACAACTCCGCCAGCAATTCGGTTTTGAAAGCGCACATGCATGA
- a CDS encoding flagellar hook-length control protein FliK: MEASRAAAPVAAPSLPLAAQFVAGPQVSSQSEQSLARDQASSALTGISPVPGDPASKAPTGAPPLRSAPQNTSEPGMGVVSDDILPALQRTTPRLADVPLDRVDRKLTSRPVASGEAVARNGSALQQMTKSAVTTPDRAPEQAANAVKEVGQGQASTISAKTGGSGTLSTDEKNSQRPKMDPRAGKADEATDTAFSSREAAARPVLQSNQADGADDRALPRQAADVQSSIQPMQNSSEAASLFQTATQAVSATQNQATNASNPIFTAPAPVPFDAQFGQRVSAAIGAAMNAMTVQDGTLMLQISPERLGRIEIAIDRASERLQITTENESVRGAIAQAHSRIEQELRAAGQRIGTIDVATRDASTGTGQGQNQNQPQAGNDQQRGQQNAAQQSFGRMGIDGRRGGPEIDTPSRPTGRPSSNILYA, encoded by the coding sequence TTGGAAGCATCGCGCGCTGCTGCGCCCGTCGCAGCACCATCCCTGCCGCTCGCGGCGCAGTTCGTCGCCGGTCCGCAGGTATCTTCCCAGAGTGAGCAATCGCTGGCCAGAGATCAGGCCTCCAGCGCGCTAACTGGCATTTCCCCAGTGCCCGGCGATCCGGCTTCCAAAGCACCAACTGGTGCCCCGCCGCTTCGCAGCGCTCCACAAAATACCTCTGAACCGGGCATGGGAGTCGTGAGCGATGACATACTTCCCGCTCTACAACGCACCACCCCACGCTTAGCCGACGTGCCCCTCGACAGAGTGGATCGGAAATTGACGTCTCGGCCCGTCGCATCCGGTGAGGCCGTGGCACGAAACGGCAGCGCCCTGCAACAAATGACGAAAAGCGCGGTGACGACGCCCGATCGGGCACCGGAGCAGGCCGCAAATGCTGTGAAAGAAGTTGGTCAAGGCCAAGCATCGACGATTTCCGCAAAAACCGGTGGATCCGGAACACTTTCGACGGACGAGAAAAATTCTCAACGTCCAAAAATGGATCCGCGCGCTGGCAAGGCAGATGAAGCGACTGATACCGCCTTCTCCTCGCGAGAGGCTGCAGCCCGCCCGGTTCTTCAGAGCAACCAAGCCGACGGGGCCGATGATCGCGCGCTTCCACGTCAAGCCGCGGACGTGCAGTCGAGTATTCAGCCGATGCAGAATTCTAGCGAAGCGGCGTCGCTGTTTCAGACGGCAACGCAAGCCGTCTCCGCTACGCAGAACCAGGCGACAAATGCCTCCAACCCTATCTTCACCGCCCCGGCACCCGTTCCGTTCGATGCCCAGTTCGGCCAGCGCGTGAGCGCGGCGATCGGCGCGGCGATGAACGCCATGACGGTGCAGGACGGCACGTTGATGCTGCAGATCAGTCCGGAGCGTCTCGGCCGGATCGAAATCGCGATCGACCGGGCCAGCGAGCGGCTGCAGATCACGACTGAAAACGAGAGCGTTCGCGGTGCCATTGCGCAGGCGCATAGCCGGATCGAGCAGGAACTGCGCGCCGCGGGTCAGCGCATCGGCACCATCGATGTGGCGACGCGCGATGCCTCGACGGGCACCGGCCAGGGCCAGAACCAAAATCAGCCGCAAGCCGGTAACGACCAGCAGCGCGGCCAGCAAAATGCTGCGCAGCAATCCTTCGGTCGTATGGGGATCGACGGCCGCCGCGGCGGGCCTGAGATCGATACTCCCAGCCGGCCTACCGGCCGTCCCTCTTCCAATATTCTTTACGCCTGA